GTTCCCGGTGACGAAGTCGCCGAAGCCGGGCTCGCCGGTGTGCCCCGACTGCAAGAAGATCTACGAGGGCCTTCGCCCGGGCGGCGACTGAGCCCGTTGAGGCCGTGAATGTGGCTTCACTGCGGAATCCGCTGTGAAGCCACATTCACGGCACTCGGCTGCCCTAGTGGGCGCCGGCCAGTTCCGGTGCTTCGGTGCGCGGCGCCTTCTTCGCGCGCCGCCGTTCCTTGCGCCCTTCGACCATGGTGTAGAGCGTCGGCACCAGTATCAGCGTCAGCACCGTCGAGCTGACCAGCCCGCCGATCACCACGATCGCCAGCGGCTGCCCGATGAACCCGCCCTGCCCGGTCAGCCCGAGCGCCATCGGCACCAGCGCGAAGATGGTCGCCGCCGCGGTCATCAGGATCGGCCGCAGCCGCCGCCTGCCGCCCTCGACCACCGCGTCGGCCACGCTCATGCCCTCTTCGCGGTACTGGTTGACCAGGTCGATCAGCACGATCGCGTTGGTCACCACGATGCCGATCAGCATCAGCATGCCGATCAGCGCGGGCAGGCCGAGCGCGGTGCCGGTGAGCAGCAGCAGGCCGATCGCCCCGGTGGCCGCGAACGGGATGGACACCAGCAGGATCAGCGGCTGCACCAGGCTGCGGAAGGTGGCCACCATGATCAGGAAGACGATCGCGATCGCCGCCAGCATGGCCAGGCCCAGCTCGGCGAAGGCCTCGTTCTGCTCCTGGCTCACCCCGCCGAGCGAGTAGGCCGCGCCACCCGGCAGCGCCAGCGCGTCCAGCTTCCCGGTCAGGTCCCTGGTCACCGCGGCCAGGTCGGAACCGGTCGCCTTCGCCGAGACGGTGGTGCTCAGCTCCCCGTCGGTGCGCTTGACCTCGGTCGGCCCGTCCACCGTGCGCACGGTGGCCACCTGGTCCAGCCGGACGATCCCGGTGGCGGACGGGATCGGCAGCGCGGCCACGGCCGCGGCGTCGCCCGGCTTGTCCCCGGTCCGCAGCACGATGTCGGTCCGGGTGCCGTCGACCGGCAGCTGGGTGACCGTCTGCCCGGCGACGGCCTGGTTCGCCAGCTGCCCGATGGTGGTCGCGCTCAGCCCGCGCTGGGCCGCCTTGACCTGGTCGACCTCGATCTGCACGCGCGGCATGCCCGCGGCGAGGTCGTTGGTCACCGCGGTCAGCCCGCCGACCTCGCCGAACGCCCGCTCCACCGCGTCGGCGGCCGGTCGCAGCGACGCCTCGTCCGGCGCGGTGACGGTCACCGACACCTCGTCCGAGGCCGGGCCCGCCGCGGCGCCGCCGAACTCGAGTTCACCGAGGCCCTGCTGCCCGTTCAGGGTGTCGCGCAGGCGGTTCTCGAAGGCGTCGAGATCGGTGCCCTCCTTGACCGTGATGCTGATGCTCGTGGTGTTCGCCCCGCCACCGCCGAACATCGCGGCGAGCGGGTCGTTGCCCACGGTGACCTGGTACTTCTCCACCTCGCCGGTGGCCGCCAGCGCCTGCTCCACGCGGATCGCGGCCTGCTCGCGGGTCTGCAGGCCGGTGCCCGGCTCGAACTTCTGGCTCAGGCTGGTCGTGGTGGTGGCACCGTCGTCGAGGAAGTTCGTCTCCAGCTTCGTGGTCAGCCCGATGGTGGCCGCGAAGATCAGCAGGGACAGCAGCACCACGGTCAGCCGACGGCGGGTGGCGAACCGGATCACCGGCACGTACATCCGCTGCAGCAGCCCGCGCCGCTCCTTCTCCAGCGCGCGCTGGAGGTTCGCCTCGGCCTCCTCGGCGGACGCCGCGGCCTTCGGCGGTTTGAGGAACCAGTAGGCCAGCACCGGCACCACGGTCAGCGAAACCAGCAGGGAAGCCAGCAGCGCCACGGTGACGGTCAGCGAGAACGGGGCGAACAGCTCGCCCGCCATGCCGCCGACGAAGGCGATCGGCAGGAACACCGCGACCGTGGTGAGTGTCGACGCGGTGACCGCGCCCGCCACCTCGCGCACGCCGTTGAGCACCGCGCGTTGCTTGCCTTCGCCGTAACCGAGATGGCGCTTGATGTTCTCCAGCACCACGATCGAGTCATCCACCACGCGCCCGACCGCGATGGTCAGCGCGCCGAGGGTGAGCAGGTTGAGCGAGAGGTCGCCGGCCCACAGCGCGAGCAGCGCCACCACCACCGACAGCGGGATGGACACCGCGGTGACCAGGGTGGAGCGCACCGAGAGCAGGAAGAGCAGGATCACCACGACGGCGAAGAGCAGCCCCAGCAGGCCTTCGGTGGTCAGCCCGCTGACCGCCTCGGCAACCTGCGGGCCCTGGTCGAAGGTCGGCGTCAGCTCGGCGCCCAGTTTCTGGCTCAACCCGGGCAGTTTCTCCGCCACCGCCTCGGAAACCGCGACCGCGCTGCCGTCGGTGACCATGGTGACGTTGATGCCGAGGCTCGGCTTGCCGTTGGTGCGGGTGATCGAGCCGGCGGCCGCGAGCGAGGGCTCCACGTTCGCCACGTCACCGAGTTTCGCGGTGGGGGAGAGCTGGAGGTTCCGCAGACTGTCCACAGTGACCGGTCCGCCGCCGACCTCGACGGTGAGCGTGCGATCGCCGTCCTCGACCGTGCCCGCCGGGATCGCCGCGCCCGCGGTCTTGAGCGCGGTGGCCAGCGCGGTCGGGTCCACCCCGGCCGCGGCGAGCCTGGCGTAGTCGACGTCGATGGTGACCGTCTTCTCCTGCGCGCCGGTGACCGTCACGTCACGCACGTCGGTGATCTTGCGCAGCTCCGGCACCACTTCCCGGTTCAGCCGCTGGGCGAACTGCTGCTGGTCACCGGGCGCGGAGGCGGCCAGGATGACCGCCGGGATGTCGTCGGTGCCGCCCGCGGTCACCGTGGACTCGGTGTTCTCCGGCAGTTGCGGGCGCAGCCGGTTGACCGCCTGCTGCAACTGGTTCACCGAAGCGTCGATGTCGGTGCCGTAGGCGAACCGGACGACCACTGTGGACGCGCCCTCGGCCGAGGTGGAGGTGACCTGCTCGACCCCGGTGACGCCCTGGATCCCGCCTTCGATCGGCTGGGTGAGCTGCCGGTCCACCGCGTCGGGGGAGGCGCCGGGGTACGGGGTCACCACCACCGCGCTCGGCAGTTGCAGCGACGGGTAGAGCTGTTGCTTGAGCTGTGGCAGCGCGAGTGCGCCGAAGCCGAGAACCAGAATGGCCAGCAGGCCGATCAGGCTTCTGTTCCGGAGGCTGAGCTTGGCCAGCGCGGACATGACGGGAACCCCCTACGGTGCAATGACTCGCCACGCCACTGCGCGGCACCGCCAAAGACTGTCAGCACCGGGCGTACCCGCGGCTCAACCGAGGAGTGGATTCACGTCCTACTTTGGGATGAGGGCGGGGTTTCGGCCGGTCGCACCGGGTGCTCGGCCGACTCGTCCGCGTCACCCGGCGGCTCGGCGTCTGGCTCGGGTTCGTGCTTGCGCGGACGCCGCAGCGGGATGGTGGTGCGCTCCCAGAGCTTGCGGCCCTCCTCGGTGCGCAGCCGCTCGCTGGCCCGCTCCATCTCCAGCCGCCGCCACTTGCGCCGCTGCCGCCGGGTCATCTTGGCCGGCCACAGCTCCTGGATGGCGCTGTTGAAGTAGGCCCCGCCGACCACGGCCAGCCCGATGAAGAAGGTGAACAGCAGGAAGGCGATCGGCGTGGCCAGCGCGCCGTAGGTGTAGCCGGTGGTGGTGATCCAGGAGATGTAGATCCGCAGGCCGACACTGGAGAGCAGGAAGATCGCCATCGCCAGCACCGCGCCGGGCAGGCCGCGGTGCCACGGCAGCTTCCGCGGCAGCGCCAGCTTGTACAGCGTGGCCAGCGCGAGCACCAGCACCGCGCCGAGCACCGGGTAGTACAGCGTGCCGACCAGGTCCCGCACGGTCGGTTTCCAGCTCTCGGGGAAGAACTCCGGCAGCAGGTCCGGCCCGATCGCGATCACCGGCAGCCCGACCACCAGGAAGACCAGCATGACCAGGTAGAGCAGCAGTGCGAAGATCCGCTGCCAGACCTCGTTGCGCACGCCGTACTGGCCGTGGGCCACGGTGATCGCGTCGACGAACGACGACATCGCCGAGGAACCGGCCCACAGCGAGATCAGGAAGCCGATCGAGACGATCTCGCCCTTGCCGATGGTCAGTATGTCGTTGACCGTCGGCTCGATGATCCTGGTTACCACGTCGGAGCTGAAGATCTGCGCGCAGAAGGCGATGATCCGGTCGTGCACGGCGGTGACCACGCCCTGGCCGAACCAGTCGCCGATGAAGCCGAGGCTGCCGAGCAGGCCGAGCAGCAGCGGGGGCAGCGAGAGCGTCTGCCAGAACGCGGCTTCGGCCGACTCGGAGAAGATGTTGCCGTCCCACGCCTTGTTCAGCGTGCGCTGGATCAGCCGCAGCGGCCGCTTGCGGGCAGGCTTGGCCGCCGGCGCCCGCTCGGCGTCGGCGTCTGCGTCGGGTTCGGGATCGGCTGTGTTCATCTTCACCCTCAAGCATGGTGCATTCGGGCGAATTTGGCTCGTGGGGGCACCGATCGCCCGGTTGTGGCCGTCCTCTCGCCGCCGCGTGCCGTGGCGCGGCACGAAGTTGTCGGGGGCGCCGGGTAAGCTCGTCGGAGCCTCCGCAGCGGTGCCAAGCGGGGGCGTTCGCATGTAGCCGCAGGGGATAGCACGCCCACCGCGCCACCAGAGGGGAGTTGGACCTTCTTGTCGGAGACGGCCCAGCACGATCGGGCGGCCGCCGGTTTCAGCGCTCCGCCGCCCGGCCAGGACACCACGGTCCGGCCGCTGCGCGCCTGGCAGCGCCGCGCGCTGACCAAGTACCTGACGACCAAGCCCAAGGACTTCCTCGCGGTGGCGACGCCCGGCGCCGGGAAGACCGTCTTCGGCCTGCGCATCGCCGCCGAGCTGCTCTCCGACCGCACCATCGAGGCGGTCACCATCGTCACGCCGACCGAGCACCTCAAGCACCAGTGGGCGGCCTCGGCCGCGGCGGCGGGCATCGCGATCGACTCCAACTTCCGCAACACCACCGGTGTGACCTCCTCGGACTACCGCGGGGTCGCGGTCACCTACGCGCAGGTCGCCGCGCACCCGACGATGCACCGGGTGCGCACGGAGAACCGCAAGACGCTGGTGATCCTGGACGAGATCCACCACGGCGGGGACGCCAAGTCCTGGGGTGACGCGGTCCGCGAGGCGTTCACGCCCGCGGTGCGCCGACTTTCGCTGACCGGGACCCCGTTCCGCAGCGACGACTCGCCGATCCCGTTCATCACCTACGAGCCGGACGGCGAAGGCGCCATGCGCAGCCGCGCCGACCACGCCTACGGCTACTCCGACGCGCTCGCCGACGGCGTCGTGCGGCCGGTGGTCTTCCTCGCCTATTCGGGGGAGGCGTCCTGGCGCACCAGCGCGGGCGACGAGTTCACCGCGCGGCTCGGCGAGCCGCTGACCGCCGAGCAGAACGCCCGTGCCTGGCGCACCGCGCTGGACCCGGCCGGTGAGTGGGTGCCGGCGGTGCTGCAGGCCGCCGACACGCGGCTGAGCCAGGTCCGCACGACCATGCCGGACGCCGGTGGCCTGGTCATCGCCACCGACCAGGATTCCGCCCGCGCGTACGCGAAGATCCTGCAGCGCATCTCGGGCGAGGCGCCCGCGGTGGTGCTGTCGGACGATCCGAAGGCCTCCGCGCGGATCGGCGAGTTCTCCGAGTCCACCGACCGCTGGCTGGTCGCGGTCCGGATGGTGTCCGAGGGCGTGGACGTGCCGCGGCTCGCGGTCGGGGTGTACGCGACGAGCGCGTCGACGCCGCTGTTCTTCGCGCAGGCGATCGGCCGGTTCGTGCGGGCGAGGCGCCCCGGTGAGACGGCGAGCGTTTTTGTGCCGAGCGTGCCGGTGCTGCTGGAGCTGGCGAGCGAGCTGGAGGTCCAGCGCGACCACGTGCTCGGCAAGCCGCACCGGGAGAAGGACGGCTGGGACGACGAGCTGCTGGTCGCCGCGAACCGTACCGAGGACGAGCCCGGTGAGGAGGAGAAGGCGTTCACCTCGCTGGGTGCCTCCGCCGAGCTCGACCAGGTCATCTACGACGGCAACTCGTTCGGCACCGCGGTGTTCTCGGGTTCGGACGAGGAGCAGGAGTACCTCGGCCTGCCGGGCCTGCTGGAGCCGGACCAGG
The genomic region above belongs to Amycolatopsis sp. YIM 10 and contains:
- a CDS encoding DEAD/DEAH box helicase, producing MSETAQHDRAAAGFSAPPPGQDTTVRPLRAWQRRALTKYLTTKPKDFLAVATPGAGKTVFGLRIAAELLSDRTIEAVTIVTPTEHLKHQWAASAAAAGIAIDSNFRNTTGVTSSDYRGVAVTYAQVAAHPTMHRVRTENRKTLVILDEIHHGGDAKSWGDAVREAFTPAVRRLSLTGTPFRSDDSPIPFITYEPDGEGAMRSRADHAYGYSDALADGVVRPVVFLAYSGEASWRTSAGDEFTARLGEPLTAEQNARAWRTALDPAGEWVPAVLQAADTRLSQVRTTMPDAGGLVIATDQDSARAYAKILQRISGEAPAVVLSDDPKASARIGEFSESTDRWLVAVRMVSEGVDVPRLAVGVYATSASTPLFFAQAIGRFVRARRPGETASVFVPSVPVLLELASELEVQRDHVLGKPHREKDGWDDELLVAANRTEDEPGEEEKAFTSLGASAELDQVIYDGNSFGTAVFSGSDEEQEYLGLPGLLEPDQVRALLRKRQEEQLADDKRRKPKAETPPPAPKPRTVAERLGALRKELNALVGMYHHRTGKSHGQIHNELRAACGGPPTAMATLEQLEERVVTLRSW
- a CDS encoding efflux RND transporter permease subunit, with the protein product MSALAKLSLRNRSLIGLLAILVLGFGALALPQLKQQLYPSLQLPSAVVVTPYPGASPDAVDRQLTQPIEGGIQGVTGVEQVTSTSAEGASTVVVRFAYGTDIDASVNQLQQAVNRLRPQLPENTESTVTAGGTDDIPAVILAASAPGDQQQFAQRLNREVVPELRKITDVRDVTVTGAQEKTVTIDVDYARLAAAGVDPTALATALKTAGAAIPAGTVEDGDRTLTVEVGGGPVTVDSLRNLQLSPTAKLGDVANVEPSLAAAGSITRTNGKPSLGINVTMVTDGSAVAVSEAVAEKLPGLSQKLGAELTPTFDQGPQVAEAVSGLTTEGLLGLLFAVVVILLFLLSVRSTLVTAVSIPLSVVVALLALWAGDLSLNLLTLGALTIAVGRVVDDSIVVLENIKRHLGYGEGKQRAVLNGVREVAGAVTASTLTTVAVFLPIAFVGGMAGELFAPFSLTVTVALLASLLVSLTVVPVLAYWFLKPPKAAASAEEAEANLQRALEKERRGLLQRMYVPVIRFATRRRLTVVLLSLLIFAATIGLTTKLETNFLDDGATTTTSLSQKFEPGTGLQTREQAAIRVEQALAATGEVEKYQVTVGNDPLAAMFGGGGANTTSISITVKEGTDLDAFENRLRDTLNGQQGLGELEFGGAAAGPASDEVSVTVTAPDEASLRPAADAVERAFGEVGGLTAVTNDLAAGMPRVQIEVDQVKAAQRGLSATTIGQLANQAVAGQTVTQLPVDGTRTDIVLRTGDKPGDAAAVAALPIPSATGIVRLDQVATVRTVDGPTEVKRTDGELSTTVSAKATGSDLAAVTRDLTGKLDALALPGGAAYSLGGVSQEQNEAFAELGLAMLAAIAIVFLIMVATFRSLVQPLILLVSIPFAATGAIGLLLLTGTALGLPALIGMLMLIGIVVTNAIVLIDLVNQYREEGMSVADAVVEGGRRRLRPILMTAAATIFALVPMALGLTGQGGFIGQPLAIVVIGGLVSSTVLTLILVPTLYTMVEGRKERRRAKKAPRTEAPELAGAH
- a CDS encoding YihY/virulence factor BrkB family protein produces the protein MNTADPEPDADADAERAPAAKPARKRPLRLIQRTLNKAWDGNIFSESAEAAFWQTLSLPPLLLGLLGSLGFIGDWFGQGVVTAVHDRIIAFCAQIFSSDVVTRIIEPTVNDILTIGKGEIVSIGFLISLWAGSSAMSSFVDAITVAHGQYGVRNEVWQRIFALLLYLVMLVFLVVGLPVIAIGPDLLPEFFPESWKPTVRDLVGTLYYPVLGAVLVLALATLYKLALPRKLPWHRGLPGAVLAMAIFLLSSVGLRIYISWITTTGYTYGALATPIAFLLFTFFIGLAVVGGAYFNSAIQELWPAKMTRRQRRKWRRLEMERASERLRTEEGRKLWERTTIPLRRPRKHEPEPDAEPPGDADESAEHPVRPAETPPSSQSRT